The Campylobacter sp. genome contains the following window.
AAAAAGAGATTAATACGTTAGACGATCTAAAAGGGCTTAAATTTAGAATTCCAAGCTTTGGCGGGGAGGTTATGAGCCGCCTTGGCGTCGCAGTCGCTACGATACCGGTAGGTGAGCTATATATGGCGCTAGAGATGGGTACTATCGATGCGGTCGAGTGGGCAAGTCCTAGCTTTGATATACCTCTAGGCTTTCATAAAGTCGCAAATTACTATTATACGGGATGGCAAGAACCCGCTAGCGAGCAGCAGATCGTGATAAATCTACAAACTTGGCAGAAGCTTCCTAAGGACTTGCAAAATATCCTAGAGGCTTCGATCGCTAAGGCGCGCGAATACGCAGAAAACGAGACGTTTTATAAAAACGTAATAATTTGGGACGAGATCAAAAAGAAATATCCGAACGTTCAGATTCGCTCTTTTTCACCTGAGATTATGCGTGCGCTTCGCAAGGCGACGGATGAAATTTTAGCCGAAGAAAGCGAGAAAAACCCCGATTTCAAAGAGATTTGGGAGAGCCAAAAGGCGTTTTTAGCTAAAGCTAGAACATGGACGAAGATGGGCGATTTTACATATATCGAAAAAACGGGCGACGTTGAAGCCGAGCAGAATTTCACTGCTTCGGTGAAAAAAATCTCTGTTCCTGAGCCTGTAAATAACGCAGCCAGCGAGATAAATGCAAGCACTGCCGCACCAAAAAATGAGGATAATCAGACGAAATAGTGCTTCGCTTTTTAGCTGCGTTTTTATGCCGCGCGGCTAAACTAAGCGCCAGATAAAGGCGTATGCGGCTTAAATTTGATCGGCAATTTTAGGCAATTTAGGCGAGGCGCGGGTGATTAAAATGCAGGTGATTTACTTATTGCAGCTGCGTAGCTCGGAGTATCTTTAAAATTTTAATTTATGAAAGCGGCGATGAAATTTTATCGCTGCTTTAGCATTTAAGTTAAGGCGCGTAATTCGAATCACTGCGTTTAAAGCCTAGTTTAAAAGCCGCTCGGTCGCCGCCGTACAAGGCTAAAATTTTATCAAGCTCCAAGCCTCCTCTTTTTTGCTTTATTCTTTTATCTTTTGCGTTATTTAAGCTCGATATTCCGCCGTGCTTGCTTGCGGGTGACATTGAGCGAGAGAGAATTTAATCTTGCTTTTTCATTTCGCGTAGTTAGTGGAGGAGCTTTGGCGAAGCGTGCCAATCTGAGATTTTAAATTAGTAGCGTTCATAAATTCCATATTTTAAAATTTCAGCGCTTTTATCTTGCAAATGCCGCTTTTAAATGAAATTTGCTTCGGGTTTTCTTTCTATTATAAAAGCGGCAAACTTCAAATAAAATGCAAAATTTTAAAATTTACACGCTTAAATATCATAAGTAAGGAGAATTTAAAATTTTTTCCTTCGGAGATTAAGTAAAAAGCGCGTTAGAAAAAATTTTATAGGTCAAATTTCATTTTAAGCGATTGTAAATTTAAAAGCTTGCGTGAAAATTTTTTTAAAGCCTGCTCTAGTTAGAATTTATCACTAAACTAGACGGGCTCAGCCTTGGAATTTCAGCGCGCCAATTTTAAAATTTTGCGCGAGTTAGGCTTAAAATTTTAAAATTCGATTCTACCTGCGAAAAC
Protein-coding sequences here:
- a CDS encoding TRAP transporter substrate-binding protein; translation: MKKSILVGLSLIIATSLWGADKKIYRLKLAQTYELSMPIVGDVAKRMADLADSMSDGRLKISIDAPSKHKAPFAIYDMVKNGQYDLGYTASYYYKGKNSANMLFTTVPFGMTKDEQHAWYYFGGGKELADKFYAKSNLKVFNILNSGMQMGGWFKKEINTLDDLKGLKFRIPSFGGEVMSRLGVAVATIPVGELYMALEMGTIDAVEWASPSFDIPLGFHKVANYYYTGWQEPASEQQIVINLQTWQKLPKDLQNILEASIAKAREYAENETFYKNVIIWDEIKKKYPNVQIRSFSPEIMRALRKATDEILAEESEKNPDFKEIWESQKAFLAKARTWTKMGDFTYIEKTGDVEAEQNFTASVKKISVPEPVNNAASEINASTAAPKNEDNQTK